The following proteins are co-located in the Colletotrichum lupini chromosome 4, complete sequence genome:
- a CDS encoding fasciclin domain-containing protein, producing the protein MQPTSFFTLAFAALAAAAPPLMDVLKSNNDTLSTLTSLLAMVPALNQTLVKAKDVTVLAPSNDAFVKMMQMDPTFAQKATNATFLADLLSYHVVSGKTTATMFFEQPKFAQTLLEMPTANVTGNQKVELVRKGDQGRVFSGYKQMSVITKADVAFQNGVLHIIDTVLTFPGSPADTAMNTGLTSMAGALIKAGLVDGVNSLQAATVFAPTNAAFQAIGATVASMEPADLARILQYHVLMNQVRFTTGVATKMGYKSLMGEKVSLRKEDTTVFANSAKVTIKDIITSDGVMHVIDSVLNPASPKLSPGTSTAAFPGAVQAANAPFTDGVKPTANFTPAGAGSRSFDASLKFAMMGFMGSLAVAYLSGEQTLYLRRSAILFLT; encoded by the exons ATGCAGCCGACGAGCTTCTTCACGCTCGCCTTTGCTGCACTAGCGGCAGCGGCTCCACCTCTTATGGATGTACTCAAGAGCAATAATGATACCTTGAGTACTCTGACCT CACTTCTGGCGATGGTTCCAGCACTGAACCAGACCCTCGTCAAAGCCAAGGACGTCACCGTCCTCGCTCCCTCCAACGATGCCTTCGTCAAGATGATGCAGATGGACCCTACCTTTGCCCAAAAGGCGACCAACGCAACCTTCCTCGCCGATCTCCTAAGCTACCACGTCGTCAGCGGCAAGACCACGGCCACCATGTTTTTCGAACAGCCCAAGTTCGCTCAGACCCTCCTCGAGATGCCCACCGCCAACGTCACGGGTAATCAAAAGGTCGAGCTTGTCAGGAAGGGTGATCAGGGCAGGGTATTCAGCGGCTACAAGCAGATGAGCGTCATCACAAAAGCCGACGTCGCCTTCCAGAACGGCGTACTTCACATCATCGATACCGTCTTGACGTTCCCCGGATCCCCCGCCGACACGGCTATGAACACGGGCCTCACGAGCATGGCGGGCGCGTTGATAAAAGCTGGGTTGGTCGATGGTGTCAACTCTTTGCAGGCCGCGACTGTCTTTGCACCGACGAATGCTGCGTTCCAGGCTATTGGGGCTACGGTTGCGTCGATGGAACCTGCGGATCTTGCTAGGATCCTACAGTATCACGTTCTCATGAACCAGGTCCGGTTCACCACAGGAGTGGCGACCAAGATGGGATATAAGAGTCTGATGGGCGAGAAGGTTTCGCTGCGGAAGGAGGATACTACCGTCTTTGCCAACTCTGCCAAGGTTACTATCAAGGATATCATTACCAGCGACGGTGTTATGCACGTCATTGATAG TGTCCTCAACCCAGCATCACCCAAGTTGAGCCCAGGAACCTCAACGGCTGCCTTCCCCGGAGCAGTTCAAGCTGCCAATGCCCCCTTCACTGACGGTGTCAAGCCGACTGCGAATTTCACTCCGGCTGGGGCGGGTTCGAGAAGTTTTGATGCCTCGCTCAAATTTGCTATGATGGGGTTCATGGGCTCTCTGGCTGTTGCGTACCT CTCTGGTGAGCAGACATTATACTTGAGAAGAAGTGCCATCTTGTTTCTCACATAA